The following proteins are encoded in a genomic region of Nonomuraea muscovyensis:
- a CDS encoding nucleotidyltransferase domain-containing protein produces the protein MDALSLHDRFLTDALPRIRQDPRVAGVAIAGSIAKGHPDVYSDVDLIVVIDDEAFDRVMKERLELIGSWAALVTGFTGEHVGEPRLIITLVGPPLLHVDFKFVRAFDFAERAEDPEILWDRDGSLAACLAEHPPADPSLDLQWIEDRFWVWVHYGATKLGRGELFEVIGFLGYLREAVLGPLAARRVGAPPRGVRHLESIAPDEARALQATLCGYDRHDAGRALLACVELYRQWLDDPETVIEPRRHAEKLAVQYLHDVIDQAKLTSHPTTDRL, from the coding sequence ATGGACGCTCTCTCCCTGCACGACCGGTTCCTCACCGACGCGCTTCCTCGGATTCGGCAAGATCCGAGAGTGGCCGGTGTCGCCATCGCGGGATCGATCGCGAAGGGACACCCCGATGTCTACTCCGATGTCGATCTCATCGTGGTCATCGACGACGAGGCGTTCGACAGGGTCATGAAGGAACGTCTTGAGCTGATCGGCTCGTGGGCCGCCCTGGTGACGGGGTTCACCGGGGAGCACGTCGGCGAACCCCGCCTGATCATCACGCTCGTCGGGCCGCCCCTCCTCCATGTGGACTTCAAGTTCGTGCGGGCCTTCGACTTCGCCGAGCGCGCTGAGGACCCGGAGATCTTGTGGGACCGGGACGGCTCCCTGGCCGCCTGTCTGGCGGAGCATCCGCCGGCGGACCCGTCGCTCGACCTCCAGTGGATCGAGGACCGGTTCTGGGTCTGGGTGCACTACGGCGCGACGAAGCTCGGCCGCGGCGAACTGTTCGAGGTCATCGGCTTCCTCGGTTACCTGCGCGAGGCCGTGCTGGGTCCTCTGGCCGCTCGGCGGGTGGGTGCGCCACCGCGCGGCGTCCGCCACCTCGAATCCATCGCACCGGACGAGGCGCGCGCCCTTCAGGCAACTCTGTGCGGTTACGACCGGCACGACGCCGGTCGGGCTCTGCTCGCCTGCGTCGAGCTCTACCGGCAGTGGCTCGACGACCCCGAAACGGTGATCGAACCCCGTCGCCACGCCGAGAAGCTCGCCGTGCAGTACCTCCACGACGTCATCGATCAGGCGAAGCTGACCAGCCACCCCACCACGGACCGTCTCTGA
- a CDS encoding MarR family transcriptional regulator → MEQFTAVFIRLASVEQMSFTTLGVLHTLAGSGPMRLSELTASERVTQPAMTPLVTRLERDGLAVRSPDPSDRRAVLVQVTPAGAKVVESRRKERIDRLAALAGRLDPHHRQALAASLPALLEMARLAAQPHDRPTAPLPPAQ, encoded by the coding sequence ATGGAGCAGTTCACGGCGGTGTTCATCCGTCTGGCGTCGGTAGAGCAAATGAGCTTCACCACCTTGGGTGTCCTGCACACTCTGGCGGGCAGCGGGCCGATGCGGCTGTCTGAGCTGACGGCGAGCGAGCGGGTCACACAACCGGCGATGACCCCGCTCGTCACCCGGCTCGAGAGGGACGGCCTGGCCGTGCGGTCCCCGGACCCCTCGGACCGCCGGGCGGTGCTGGTGCAGGTCACGCCCGCCGGTGCCAAGGTGGTCGAGTCGCGGCGCAAGGAGCGCATCGATCGCCTGGCCGCCCTTGCCGGCCGGCTCGACCCGCACCACCGGCAGGCACTGGCCGCGTCGCTGCCCGCACTCCTCGAAATGGCTCGGCTCGCCGCCCAGCCACACGACAGGCCCACGGCGCCGCTTCCCCCTGCCCAGTAA
- a CDS encoding epoxide hydrolase N-terminal domain-containing protein, with translation MSTPHVFPLKPVPIHVSDEVLDDLRARLASTRPPPDEGNGDWSYGVPGSYLRELVAYWRDGYDWRKAEAAINAYEHYQVSVAGVPVHFMRKPGRGPRPIPLILTHGWPWTFWHWSKVIDPLADPAAFGGDPADAFDVIVPSLPGFGFPAPSPVFRTSTSGRSPTSGTP, from the coding sequence ATGAGCACCCCGCACGTCTTCCCCCTGAAGCCCGTTCCGATCCATGTGTCCGACGAGGTCCTCGATGACCTGCGCGCCCGCCTCGCATCGACCCGTCCGCCGCCGGACGAGGGGAATGGGGACTGGTCCTACGGCGTCCCCGGCAGCTATCTCCGTGAGCTGGTCGCCTACTGGCGGGACGGCTACGACTGGCGCAAGGCCGAGGCCGCCATCAACGCCTACGAGCACTACCAGGTGAGCGTCGCCGGTGTCCCGGTGCACTTCATGCGCAAGCCCGGCCGCGGACCCCGCCCGATCCCGTTGATCCTCACCCACGGCTGGCCGTGGACGTTCTGGCACTGGTCGAAGGTGATCGACCCGCTCGCCGACCCGGCCGCGTTCGGCGGTGACCCCGCCGACGCGTTCGACGTCATCGTGCCGTCCCTGCCCGGCTTCGGCTTCCCCGCCCCCTCACCGGTTTTCCGGACGTCAACTTCTGGAAGGTCTCCGACCTCTGGCACACCCTGA